The following coding sequences are from one Arachis hypogaea cultivar Tifrunner chromosome 7, arahy.Tifrunner.gnm2.J5K5, whole genome shotgun sequence window:
- the LOC112701560 gene encoding uncharacterized protein, producing the protein MAKQMEIEQIYENWEESYNKVPKLVHALQSFCPGTICELRAIPYYDGHLMVCDCSMFDKWHKMATVISFLPIAFAIMESKSMESWSFFLTNLRRHVIPQEGLLIISDRSQAIKAPLKADDSGWQPLRVFHAYCIRHMAANFMSHFKSVEGKRYLINVAYSPSKTGYEWYMDTLRGLLQEMANCADRFNKEIWLQHCDRGRWFGHMTTNLSEFINVILKDTWYLPISTIVRITYERLQKLFVMKGREAQS; encoded by the exons ATGGCAAAACAAATGGAAATTGAACAGATATATGAGaattgggaggagtcatacaacAAGGTACCAAAGCTGGTACATGCACTGCAAAGTTTTTGTCCCGGAACAATATGTGAGCTCAGGGCCATACCTTACTATGATGGGCACCTTATGGTCTGCGACTGTAGCATGTTTGACAAA TGGCACAAGATGGCAACAGTAATATCCTTCCTTCCTATTGCTTTTGCAATTATGGAGTCTAAGAGTATGGAGTCATGGTCTTTCTTCCTGACTAATCTGAGACGACATGTCATCCCACAGGAAGGCCTGTTGATTATTTCTGATAGATCACAGGCAATCAAGGCTCCACTAAAGGCCGATGATAGTGGTTGGCAACCGCTGAGGGTGTTCCATGCTTATTGTATTAGGCACATGGCCGCAAACTTCATGTCTCATTTCAAGTCCGTCGAGGGCAAACGATACCTCATAAACGTTGCTTACAGTCCAAGCAAGACTGGGTATGAGTGGTACATGGATACCTTGAGAGGTTTGTTGCAAGAGATGGCGAACTGTGCTGATAGATTCAACAAAGAGATATGGCTACAACACTGTGATAGAGGTCGCTGGTTTGGTCACATGACAACAAATCTCTCGGAGTTCATCAATGTAATTCTTAAGGATACATGGTACTTGCCGATTTCTACCATCGTGCGCATCACGTACGAGAGGTTACAGAAGTTGTTCGTCATGAAAGGCAGGGAGGCACAGTCATAA